From Asterias amurensis chromosome 3, ASM3211899v1, a single genomic window includes:
- the LOC139934580 gene encoding uncharacterized protein yields MDSGPGIALDLLWISATINLSTALFFAGRAVAGWLTGQFADRSGHWRKSLFVLQDEKPWFIPRLIVIVVQSAVLCLAGFSLLLQGDAIAQPFHGLGTSGRTCFAINIGCYMYLLIQDAILQRHLPNYYITFVHHLVAAVVYLVFLEYRQNALGGAVGLLFAGATPFFEMLDFLKVLHVEEHHIAYGCSFAVSGLTALVFRLLLPLGFIIYSYTITSPFNMDILVIACYFLNIVFFGMLNMWFVYCAGKSLQASYRARKVWVYLKPLQAGKPHGLELGQKQSLNHQHLSFTATRNDLSLLVPCSNTNLAPTNLQNMEANVVTKDYQKINITEFLNRLDTSKSVATADETNPSSSTNLESVTYVSCPENLVPAQTPATNL; encoded by the exons ATGGACAGTGGGCCAGGGATAGCGTTAGATCTACTTTGGATTTCGGCAACCATTAATCTGAGCACGGCTCTGTTCTTTGCCGGGCGGGCTGTTGCTGGCTGGTTGACCGGTCAGTTTGCTGATCGTTCTGGACATTGGAGGAAATCACTCTTCGTTCTTCAAGATGAGAAACCATGGTTTATTCCCAGATT AATTGTAATCGTAGTCCAGTCTGCAGTTCTATGCCTAGCTGGATTTTCCCTCCTACTGCAAGGCGATGCGATCGCTCAACCATTCCACGGACTCGGCACTTCGGGCAGGACCTGCTTCGCTATAAACATCGGctgttacatgtaccttctcATACAAGACGCCATCTTGCAGCGCCACCTTCCGAATTACTACATCACATTCGTTCACCATTTGGTAGCAGCCGTCGTGTACCTCGTCTTCTTGGAGTACAGACAGAACGCACTCGGCGGTGCAGTCGGGCTGCTCTTCGCGGGTGCTACGCCGTTTTTCGAAATGTTGGATTTTCTGAAAGTGCTCCACGTGGAAGAGCACCACATAGCTTACGGGTGTAGTTTTGCCGTGAGCGGGTTGACAGCTCTTGTCTTTAGACTTCTACTCCCGCTGGGTTTCATAATCTATTCCTATACCATCACATCCCCATTCAATATGGACATTCTTGTCATAGCCTGTTATTTCCTGAACATCGTCTTCTTCGGGATGCTGAACATGTGGTTTGTCTACTGCGCTGGAAAGTCGCTCCAGGCGAGCTACCGTGCCCGTAAGGTGTGGGTCTACTTGAAACCTCTACAGGCGGGGAAACCACACGGACTCGAGCTCGGACAAAAACAGAGTCTTAACCATCAGCATCTGAGCTTCACGGCCACACGGAATGATCTCAGTTTATTGGTTCCCTGTTCGAATACCAACCTCGCCCCGACCAATCTGCAGAACATGGAGGCGAACGTCGTCACAAAGGACTACCAGAAAATCAACATCACGGAATTTCTAAACAGGTTGGACACGAGTAAATCTGTTGCGACCGCGGACGAAACAAACCCATCCTCATCAACAAATTTGGAGTCTGTAACGTACGTGTCGTGTCCGGAAAACCTAGTACCGGCTCAAACACCCGCAACCAACCTCTAA